The Drosophila innubila isolate TH190305 chromosome 2R unlocalized genomic scaffold, UK_Dinn_1.0 1_C_2R, whole genome shotgun sequence DNA window AACGACCAACTCATCCGTGTCTATGGTCAGCATGGTGAATCCGGCGCGATTCAGCAGCGATCCAATGTCACGGATCTGTGTAAAGGGCGAGACATGCGGTGCAATGCCGCCCTTCCGCTCCAATTCGGCCAACTGCAAGGAGGAGCGCAGCTCGTACAGTGTATCGCCTCCAAATAGCGAGGCTATGAATACGCCATCTGGCTTTAAGctgcttttgattttggcaAAGCAACCAGGCAAATCATTCACCCAGTGTAGGCTCAGACTAGAGATGACCAAGTCCAGTGAGTTCTCCTCAAACTGCAAGCGAAATGAGGAATATTTAATGTTACAGTATTAAATCATATGATGCTCTTGTTTACCCACATCCAATTGTTCCTCGTCTTGCACCAGTTTACGCATCTTCAGACCAGGTGTCCCCTGTGCCTGCTCCAGCATACTCGCGCTTGTATCCGTCAGTGTCAGGTGCTCCACGCACTCGGCAAGGATGTGCTTCGATATATAACCACGATTACAGCCAATATCAGCAGCTGCCTTGAACTCGCGTTTAATGTCAAACACGCGATCCGCCAGACGAAAGCCCACCTCCTCCTTCAGGTAGTCATAGAGCGCAACATCTTCACTGTTTATTTTTGCGgaacaattatttattgcagCATTAATCAACAACAGAAACTTACTTAAGTGCAGCACGTTCCTTTTGCAGCCGCTTGGCGTTCCTATCAAATATGTTCATGTGTGTGGGTTGCGTTGAAAGACAGCGCCAAGCGCcatattttgtttgatttaaacGAAACGCACACGATTTTAACATTATGGGAAAATAAGTTTTGTTATGCCGTAATGCCGGCAACAATAATACATAAAACAGCTGACTTATTTGCCACAGGATAGTACGCTGATTGCAGGCTGTTGtcattgcattaaaaaaagccgaaaaaaagccaaatactATAAAGCCAGAACTCGCACTACCCGCAATTCCCAAGTTTTTCCCGCTGTTGGCCTTCAAAAATAACCAGATTTGACGGGCAAAAAAGCGGATTTGGCAACACTAATTGCAGCAGATGTAAAAAGtcggtatttttattttaggtattttatttcaaatgtagTGCTGCAAAGCTTCGTATACTTGAGTGTTGCCCAGCACTGTAAAGTTTGTTTTGGCGCGAGACGCAACAAAAGTGTAGATCGAGCGgcgtaaaattaatataagtaaTAATGAGTTTCACGCGCAGCTCGCTGCGCTATGCGCACACCAATGGCTACACAGGACTCTTGTACACCCCGAAAGGTGACTTTATCATAACCTGTGGCACGGACGGCGACATTCGCCACTGGACCTGCATCAGCGATGACGATCCTCGATCCACTTGCCTGGGAGAGTTTGTCATGTGCATTGCACACACGGGCAGCCGCCTGCTGGCATCCACAGACCGTAATACAGTTCACGCTTACACCTTCCCGGAAATGGACAGCGATGGCATCCTGATGCGATTCACTGCACCCGCGACATGCCTGCGTGTCTGTGGCGAGTACACTGCAGCTGGCAGTGAGGATACCTCCATTAAGGTGCTTCGTGGTGACAGTGCCGGGGCTGAGACAACGCTGGAGGGACACAAGGGTCCCATATTGGCGCTGGATGTGCACGCCGAGCGACATTTATTGGCCTCCATAGCCGGTGATGGTCATCTCAAGGTCTGGAACTTTGAAACTGGCGAGGAATTGAAGTCACTCAATGGTCTGCCGCGTTCCAACAGCTTTGAGAGCACAAGCCTCTTTGGTACGCCCACTTTTGAGCCACAGCGCGGCGAGCAATTGGCCTATGCTCTGGACAAAGAGATCATAGTGCTGAACACAACGAACTGGGAAGTCTCCTACAGGCTGCAGGATGATCGTGTGTCCAGTAACTACAGCTGCTGTCAGTTCTCGCCAAATGGCGAACGTCTGGCAGCTGGAACGACGAGTGGAGAACTCAGCATCTTTGATGTGCAACGTCGCAAGGCGTTGCAGGTGGAGACACCACCAAGCGATTGCAAGGCCATCACGTGCTTGGCCTGGAATACGGCCAATGTGGATGAGGTGGCATTTTGCGATGCTACTGGTCAACTGGGCACCATATTCCTAGGGGACGATGAACCACAGGATGGCGCACAAAATGGTCTGGAAGAGGAGCAGGATGAGTTTCTCGGTGGCACTGACTATGAGTTTGAGCAGGGCGACAATGGAGATTTGGATGATGTGGACGATGGTGATGGCGTTAGTTTGGAGCAACTCAAACGCAAGGTGATGAGAGGAGTCGAACCTGATGCTCTGGAGGATGACAACTCCAAGCACTCGATAGTGAGCAGCAGAGCTTCGCTGCCCGCTCCGCAGTTGAAACTCTTCAAGCAGCAGTCGGCATTTCAGCCAGGAGCAACGCCCCACGATCTGGAGCATCGTTATCTGGTGTGGAACGATGTGGGCATTGTGACGGCACACACGGAGCCCAGCGGCGACGGTGCCATTGATGTGGAATTCCACGATGCCAGTGTGCATCATGCGCTGCATCTCAGCAATAACTACAATCAACATAATCTGGCCAGTCTCAGTCGCAGTGCCTTGGCCCTGGCCTCCAGCGAGTCCAGCAAGCTGGTGGTGATTGCTTTGGCCGCCGCCGGCAACAAGGAGTGGTCACTCAGCCTGCCGGATTGCGAGAGTGTGGACGCATTGGTGTCCACCAGTCAACTGATTGCTGTGGCCACTAGCAATCACTTTCTGCGCCTCTTCAGTGTCATGGGCACACAGCGCGAGGTGCTGAGCATTCCGGGACCCGTGGTGGCCTTGGCCGGACATGACAATAGCCTGTTGTGTGTCTACCATGCCACGGGCAGCAGCCAGACCCAACAATATCTGTCGGCAATGCTGGTCAGTGTCAGTGGACTGAGCTTGCGCGTGGAGCAGCTGCCGGTGCCACTGACGCCGGGACGACAACTCAGCTGGCTGGGCTTTACGGATGTGGGTTCGCCCAGTTTCGCGGACAACATGGGACTGGTGCAGCTGTATCGGCGGGCGAGCAATGCCTGGTTCCCCATCTGCGATACCATGAAGCAGAGCGCCAGTGTGTCCAATAACTACTTTGTGGTGGCGCTATCCGAGGCGAGGCAGATAATCCAGGCGGTTCTCTGCCGTGGCAGCTCCTATCCCATGACCAATCCGCGTCCCATGCTGCAGGAGCTGCGCATGCAACTGCCGCTGTGCGACATTGAGCTGGAGAAGTCGGAACTGGAGGACACACTTTTGCGCGCCAGCATCATGCAGGTGGAGGGAGCCGAAAAGGTGCAGAAGGAGATGGCCATCAAGCTGTTTGCTCTGGCCTGCAGCAGTGAGTGTGAGACGCGTGCCCGGGAACTGGTGGAGTCGATAGCTTGCACTGATCTCCTGCAACTCGCTGTCAAGTATGCCTCAAAGCGTGGACGCATTCATCTGTCGGATCGGCTGTGCGAGCTCCTGCCGCAACTGGAGGCTATCCAAGAAGCGcgaaagcaacagcaaatgctGGGAGCCAATGGAATCGCAGCGACCATTGTGCTGCCCATGGCCTCCACATCCACATCGTCAGCCACGACCACTCCCAAACTTGCGCCCAAGGCCATGGAGCTAAGCGCCTCCAAGCGCGGTGCTCTTAAACGTTTCTCCAACTCGCCGAGTCTGTTCAAGGCAGCAGCGGCATCGCGTCCAGCTACACCAGATGTCACCACTGGACCACTGGACACGCAGGAGAACATGTTTGGCGAGTCCGA harbors:
- the LOC117783649 gene encoding WD repeat and HMG-box DNA-binding protein 1, coding for MSFTRSSLRYAHTNGYTGLLYTPKGDFIITCGTDGDIRHWTCISDDDPRSTCLGEFVMCIAHTGSRLLASTDRNTVHAYTFPEMDSDGILMRFTAPATCLRVCGEYTAAGSEDTSIKVLRGDSAGAETTLEGHKGPILALDVHAERHLLASIAGDGHLKVWNFETGEELKSLNGLPRSNSFESTSLFGTPTFEPQRGEQLAYALDKEIIVLNTTNWEVSYRLQDDRVSSNYSCCQFSPNGERLAAGTTSGELSIFDVQRRKALQVETPPSDCKAITCLAWNTANVDEVAFCDATGQLGTIFLGDDEPQDGAQNGLEEEQDEFLGGTDYEFEQGDNGDLDDVDDGDGVSLEQLKRKVMRGVEPDALEDDNSKHSIVSSRASLPAPQLKLFKQQSAFQPGATPHDLEHRYLVWNDVGIVTAHTEPSGDGAIDVEFHDASVHHALHLSNNYNQHNLASLSRSALALASSESSKLVVIALAAAGNKEWSLSLPDCESVDALVSTSQLIAVATSNHFLRLFSVMGTQREVLSIPGPVVALAGHDNSLLCVYHATGSSQTQQYLSAMLVSVSGLSLRVEQLPVPLTPGRQLSWLGFTDVGSPSFADNMGLVQLYRRASNAWFPICDTMKQSASVSNNYFVVALSEARQIIQAVLCRGSSYPMTNPRPMLQELRMQLPLCDIELEKSELEDTLLRASIMQVEGAEKVQKEMAIKLFALACSSECETRARELVESIACTDLLQLAVKYASKRGRIHLSDRLCELLPQLEAIQEARKQQQMLGANGIAATIVLPMASTSTSSATTTPKLAPKAMELSASKRGALKRFSNSPSLFKAAAASRPATPDVTTGPLDTQENMFGESESQQSELLSSKTNVDAAGTGDQQRTPLNSVNPFAMKRKLVDTGVIFGSEKLKLAKK
- the LOC117783654 gene encoding arginine-hydroxylase NDUFAF5, mitochondrial; this translates as MLKSCAFRLNQTKYGAWRCLSTQPTHMNIFDRNAKRLQKERAALNEDVALYDYLKEEVGFRLADRVFDIKREFKAAADIGCNRGYISKHILAECVEHLTLTDTSASMLEQAQGTPGLKMRKLVQDEEQLDFEENSLDLVISSLSLHWVNDLPGCFAKIKSSLKPDGVFIASLFGGDTLYELRSSLQLAELERKGGIAPHVSPFTQIRDIGSLLNRAGFTMLTIDTDELVVGYPSMFELMWDLKGMAENNAAFNRPAHLSRETLLAASAIYKELYGKPNEAGVPATFQIIYLVGWKPGPNQPQPLPRGTGEVSLKDLGTIFEKGGKIKVDPEA